The window AGTCACTTGTGATTTTACATTATATTTTACAGCCAGTTTAGAAATTGTTTTATCTTCAGTTCCTATATAAATAAAATGTATGTTTTTATTTTTAGTTAAATACTTGAGTATATTTTTAACTGCACCAGGTGTGTACATAAAAATTTTACCTGTAACAATTATATTAAATTTTCTACTTATTTTAATCGGTTTGATGTTTTTAAAATCCTCTGTATCAATACCATTTGGTATGGTTATATACTTGTTTTTAAACTTTGGTATGAGTTCAGAATACTCATTTTTTAGTACAGATGTAGCAAAACATACTTTAGAAGCGTATTTGATCGAAATTATTTCTATTGGACTGTAAATAAAAAAGCTTATTAATTTTTTTAAAAAAGTACCGTTTCTTCCGTCAAAGCCATAATTATAACTCCAGGGGTCCCTAAAATCTATTATAGATGGTTTTTTAAAAACACCTGTTATTATGGAAGTGAGTATGAATGGGTGATATGGGCTTCCAGAAGTGTAAAAAGCAGAAAATTTCTTTTTGTTTAAAATAAAAGTTGTTAATGCAATTAATGGAAATAATATTTTTATAATTAAAGCATTCCCCGGAAAATTTATATATGGAATTTTTATTATATTAGAAGAGTCAATTTGAGGTTTAAGGTTTTTAATAAAATTGTTCTTATAATATTTAGGATGAACTGTAAAAACTGTTGGTTCCCATCCATGTGCGGGAAGAAGTTTGACAAATTTTGATGTTCGAAAACAACTAACCCCTTTGTAAGGTGGAAAATAGTAAGCTAATATAAAAATTTTTTTCATATTATTTCCTTTTTTAAACTCATCTAAGTACTTTGCATATCCTACCATTTTTCTTGCTTTCTGCCCCCCTGACTTAAATTTTGTTTTTTTAACTCATGTGGCAACTATTCTGATACGGGGCTTCAAGGCGTTGGAGATGGGTTAGGGCCATAAAGAGTTAAACCTTATTTGAAAAATACCTTTCAATTGCATCGTAAGCAATATCATTACCAAACTTCACTAACTTATAATAGTTTAATGGTCTATCAATAAATCGCAATTTTATTTTCCCCAGTAACCTATATGCACGAGGAAAGTTATGATTAACTAAACCGTCATCATGCTGGAAAAAATTTAACTCATTTAAGGCACTTGGAATCACTTTAACTTTTAAGCCACTCAATTTACATAGCTTTGAATACCATAAATCATCAGCTATAGGAGCTACATTCAAGTAGTTAGAGTCTTCAAGTAAGTCATCAGAAAACCAGCTTTTACACAAAACTGCACCGCCACCATAAGTAATGATCCAATCATCAACTATTAATGCTGGTTTGTTTACGATTGGCCAATACCCATAACCTGTGAGCTTTTTTAAATGATTTTTTCTTTGATATCTAGCTCTTGCTGCATGGATTATTTTGTTTTCCGGATCGAAATCTTCAAGCAGAAGTTTAAGCCATTGCTGCCCATAAAAAATATCATCATCAGCCGTGACAATAATATCATTATCATTCGCGGTTTGAAGTGTAGGAATAAGCTTACGATAAGGGCCTGTATTATCAACCCAGCGGATTTCAATTGTTTTTTTAGCTAAAACATCTAACCCATTAGTTAAGAAAGCAAGCACATTTTTATTTTTGATACCGCTATCTCTTAAGTAAGGTTCTTTAGATACATTAACAACTATTTTACTCGCCGGTAAACTTTGTGTAGCAAGGGATATAAGTGCCGCTCTACACAAAGTAAGTCGTTGTGAGGTTGTTGCTAACGAAACTATAATTGTCATTTGCTACCTACTGGAGTTATAAACTGCACACTTGAACAATAATCCTATTCGGATTAAAAAGATAATTATTGAATACTGTAATCAAATATTTGATAGTCATCTTGATATGTATTATAAATAATTTCCTTTGCCTCTATACTAAAGACTTCGGGTTTCGACAAAGTTTTATTGATAACAGTAAGCTCCTTAAAGTCTTCAAGTCCTATTTTGTCAGCAATAATATCAAAATCATCAGCCATTGTTTCGAATCTACCAATGAAATTAACCTGAATCTCACCCTTCCAGTTACATAAATACCAGCTTTGAGGGCGAAAAATAGGGTGATAAATCATTTTACCATTTAGAAACTCACATTCTAAAAACTCATTAAAACTTTTGTACTTTTCTAGATACTTAGCTATTTCCAAGTCCCCCATTTTGTTGCCACCCGATTTCAAGTATCTATAACCCGAAAAAACACGATCAAGTGGATCTCTAACAAAAGCAAACTTATAAAAATTATTGAAACGTTGAGGCGAAGCTTGATGATA of the Desulforegulaceae bacterium genome contains:
- a CDS encoding sulfotransferase family 2 domain-containing protein produces the protein MFRKILLKTKSIYRQSLFPYSPISLKKKVLFIHIPKAAGTAVRVALGEPETGRLHLPWWVYHQASPQRFNNFYKFAFVRDPLDRVFSGYRYLKSGGNKMGDLEIAKYLEKYKSFNEFLECEFLNGKMIYHPIFRPQSWYLCNWKGEIQVNFIGRFETMADDFDIIADKIGLEDFKELTVINKTLSKPEVFSIEAKEIIYNTYQDDYQIFDYSIQ